One segment of Haloplanus natans DSM 17983 DNA contains the following:
- a CDS encoding Hvo_1808 family surface protein: protein MSLRPVLLAALVVLAGCGGAVGPEAAATGTETETPTATPTPMPAHPDFADPATDRLGWEAGYWFDESLDVNATDGLNASERNAVVARTMARVERVRGLEFESAVPVTVVDRETYLADENVTATGWDEAVWEGLLLVGEDRSVEAVFESFYGASVQGSYVPSEDRIVVVSDTPRPMLDRRTLAHELVHALQDQHFGSVFDGRANLTRDERLARQGLIEGDAGYIEDLYERRCESGWACLPRPPAGPGASLDDDMGVYVAAYQPYSDGPAFVHRLRERGGWAAVDAAYADPPTSSAQVIHPDRYPNWSAREVRIPDRSAANWTRFDRSPPGTTVGEASLFATVWANGGTGTFHLQRPTRPHRAYNYTHPTTAGWVGDRLVPYRNGTETAYVLRTEWATTGDAAAFAIAYRDLLRTRRGAERREGDVLVVPAGPYADAFRVTRNGTTVTVVNAPTVEALDGVYARRAG, encoded by the coding sequence ATGTCTCTCCGGCCGGTTCTGCTGGCGGCGCTCGTCGTCCTCGCGGGCTGTGGCGGCGCGGTCGGCCCGGAAGCGGCGGCGACGGGGACGGAAACCGAGACGCCGACAGCGACGCCCACGCCGATGCCCGCCCACCCCGACTTCGCCGACCCGGCCACGGATCGCCTCGGCTGGGAGGCGGGCTACTGGTTCGACGAGTCACTCGACGTGAACGCCACTGACGGGCTGAACGCGAGCGAACGGAACGCCGTCGTCGCGCGGACGATGGCCCGCGTCGAGCGGGTTCGGGGCCTGGAGTTCGAGTCGGCAGTGCCCGTTACAGTCGTCGACCGCGAGACGTATCTCGCCGACGAGAACGTGACGGCGACGGGGTGGGACGAGGCCGTGTGGGAGGGATTGCTCCTCGTCGGCGAGGATCGGTCGGTCGAGGCAGTGTTCGAGTCGTTCTACGGCGCGTCGGTTCAGGGGTCGTACGTTCCAAGCGAGGATCGGATCGTCGTGGTGAGCGACACACCACGGCCGATGCTGGATCGGCGGACGCTCGCCCACGAACTGGTCCACGCCCTGCAGGACCAGCACTTCGGGTCGGTGTTCGACGGACGGGCGAATCTGACCCGTGACGAGCGGCTGGCGCGACAGGGGTTGATCGAGGGCGACGCGGGCTACATCGAGGACCTCTACGAGCGACGGTGCGAAAGCGGGTGGGCGTGTCTCCCGCGGCCGCCGGCCGGGCCGGGCGCGAGCCTCGACGACGATATGGGCGTTTACGTCGCCGCGTACCAGCCGTACAGCGACGGGCCGGCGTTCGTCCACCGGCTCCGCGAGCGCGGTGGCTGGGCCGCGGTGGACGCCGCGTACGCCGACCCCCCGACGAGTTCGGCACAGGTGATCCACCCCGACCGCTACCCGAACTGGTCGGCGCGGGAGGTTCGGATTCCGGACCGGTCGGCGGCGAACTGGACGCGGTTCGATCGGTCGCCGCCGGGGACGACGGTCGGCGAGGCGTCGCTGTTCGCGACCGTCTGGGCCAACGGTGGGACGGGGACCTTCCACCTGCAACGCCCCACGCGCCCACACCGGGCGTACAACTACACTCATCCCACCACCGCCGGCTGGGTCGGCGACCGACTCGTCCCCTACCGCAACGGGACGGAAACGGCCTACGTCCTCCGAACGGAGTGGGCGACGACGGGCGACGCCGCCGCGTTCGCCATCGCGTACCGCGACCTGTTGCGGACGCGCCGGGGTGCCGAGCGTCGCGAGGGCGACGTACTGGTGGTGCCCGCCGGCCCCTACGCCGACGCGTTCCGGGTGACGCGAAACGGGACGACGGTCACCGTCGTCAACGCGCCGACGGTGGAGGCGCTCGACGGCGTGTACGCGCGTCGAGCCGGGTAG
- a CDS encoding Hvo_1808 family surface protein has translation MRKRASVCLAVLIVVASVGPAVVAGASPAAIDPDRDVAPQRSDPDGDAMGWEGGYWHDEPIDVDQSDGLSDAELDAYVARAMARVEYVRRAEFESEVPVEVISREEFRNQRSRNETDTPDFDAWNDQVWEALFVIGEDAGANEELQSATGQSTAGFYAPSDDRIRIITDSPGSPTIDNATLVHELTHALQDQTGDLGERISSTETQDAGLATDGVVEGEANYIEQRYTERCGAEWDCVETPRSSAGGTGAPPNLGILLTLLQPYSDGPVYIDWLLERGGWQAVDEAFQNPPTSTEQVIHLNDEEPVPIEYEDRARNGWETFPNQGVNGSDTVGEASMYVMFWYQARRTGANTLETSWQRSIRPTSSLDTYNYDTRAAAGWGNDRVFPYRKGSGEDAKYGYVWVTEWDSQQDADQFLRAYRAILNAHDATQQGERTYVISEGRFADAFRIDREGTRVTIVNAPTADDLSDVRPAGTSGDGGSSAGTTAAAGGDGSESGSTGLEAPGFGALTAVLALIAAVALATVTRRH, from the coding sequence ATGCGAAAGCGGGCCTCCGTCTGTCTCGCGGTACTGATCGTCGTGGCGTCCGTCGGTCCGGCGGTCGTTGCGGGTGCGTCCCCGGCGGCCATCGACCCCGACCGGGACGTGGCGCCACAGCGTTCCGATCCGGACGGTGACGCCATGGGCTGGGAGGGTGGCTACTGGCACGACGAACCCATCGACGTCGACCAGTCCGACGGGCTCTCCGACGCCGAACTCGACGCGTACGTGGCGCGGGCGATGGCGCGCGTCGAGTACGTCAGACGGGCGGAGTTCGAGAGCGAGGTGCCGGTCGAGGTCATCTCGCGCGAGGAGTTCCGGAACCAGCGCAGTCGAAACGAGACGGATACCCCCGACTTCGACGCGTGGAACGACCAGGTGTGGGAGGCGCTGTTCGTCATCGGCGAGGACGCGGGGGCGAACGAGGAACTCCAGTCGGCGACCGGGCAGTCGACCGCGGGCTTCTACGCCCCCAGCGACGACCGCATCCGGATCATCACCGATTCGCCGGGGAGCCCGACCATCGACAACGCGACGCTCGTCCACGAACTCACCCACGCCCTGCAGGACCAGACGGGCGACCTCGGCGAGCGGATTTCGAGCACCGAGACCCAGGACGCCGGGCTGGCGACCGACGGCGTCGTCGAGGGCGAGGCCAACTACATCGAGCAACGCTACACCGAGCGATGCGGCGCGGAGTGGGACTGCGTCGAGACGCCGCGTTCGAGCGCCGGCGGGACGGGAGCGCCACCGAACCTCGGCATCCTCCTGACGCTCCTTCAGCCCTACTCCGACGGGCCGGTGTACATCGACTGGCTCCTCGAACGGGGCGGCTGGCAGGCGGTCGACGAGGCGTTTCAGAACCCCCCCACCTCGACGGAGCAGGTGATCCACCTGAACGACGAGGAACCGGTCCCCATCGAGTACGAGGACCGCGCGCGAAACGGCTGGGAGACGTTCCCGAACCAGGGCGTGAACGGCTCCGATACGGTCGGCGAGGCCTCGATGTACGTGATGTTCTGGTATCAGGCGCGCAGAACCGGGGCCAACACGCTCGAAACGTCGTGGCAGCGCTCGATACGCCCCACCAGTAGCCTCGATACGTACAACTACGATACGCGCGCCGCGGCCGGCTGGGGGAACGACCGGGTGTTCCCGTATCGCAAGGGAAGCGGTGAGGACGCCAAGTACGGCTACGTCTGGGTGACCGAGTGGGATAGCCAACAGGATGCCGACCAGTTCCTCAGGGCCTACCGCGCCATCCTGAACGCACACGACGCGACCCAACAGGGCGAGCGCACGTACGTGATCTCCGAGGGACGGTTCGCCGACGCCTTCCGCATCGACCGCGAGGGGACGCGAGTCACCATCGTCAACGCGCCGACGGCCGACGACCTGAGCGACGTGCGGCCGGCGGGGACGAGCGGCGACGGCGGGAGTAGCGCCGGTACCACGGCCGCCGCCGGCGGTGACGGGAGCGAATCGGGATCGACCGGCCTCGAAGCGCCCGGATTCGGGGCGCTTACGGCTGTGCTCGCCCTGATCGCCGCGGTGGCGCTGGCCACGGTGACCCGGCGGCACTGA
- a CDS encoding DUF3194 domain-containing protein translates to MAEPDDETVVRTAAEAAEGVVFAHYRQSDVRDLDVTVTFEAGVLDVDVYLNAPDDEADPEAVADEAARAARDAVDELFEDA, encoded by the coding sequence GTGGCCGAGCCCGACGACGAAACCGTCGTCCGGACGGCCGCCGAGGCGGCCGAGGGAGTCGTCTTCGCTCACTACCGCCAGTCCGACGTGCGCGACCTGGACGTGACGGTCACCTTCGAGGCGGGCGTCCTCGATGTCGACGTCTACCTGAACGCACCGGACGACGAGGCGGACCCGGAGGCCGTGGCGGACGAAGCCGCACGCGCGGCTCGGGACGCCGTCGACGAGCTGTTCGAAGACGCATAA
- a CDS encoding prefoldin subunit beta translates to MQGNLPPEAQEKIEELQDLQETAQQVAAQKQQAETTLNESQTALDALEDIDEDTEMYREVGELLVSTEYDDAYENLEEKVESLEVRVEQLGKQEERVREQFESLQEELQQMLQGGAGGAGGGPMGPGGAGGA, encoded by the coding sequence ATGCAAGGGAATCTGCCGCCGGAGGCCCAGGAGAAAATCGAGGAACTGCAGGATCTGCAGGAGACGGCTCAGCAGGTCGCGGCGCAGAAACAGCAGGCCGAGACCACGCTCAACGAGTCCCAGACGGCGCTCGACGCGCTCGAGGACATCGACGAGGACACCGAGATGTACCGCGAGGTCGGTGAACTCCTCGTCTCGACGGAGTACGACGACGCCTACGAGAACCTCGAGGAGAAAGTCGAGAGCCTGGAGGTTCGCGTCGAACAGCTGGGTAAACAGGAAGAGCGCGTCCGCGAGCAGTTCGAGTCGCTCCAGGAGGAGCTCCAGCAGATGCTGCAGGGCGGCGCTGGCGGCGCTGGCGGCGGCCCGATGGGACCGGGCGGCGCCGGCGGCGCGTAA
- a CDS encoding KEOPS complex subunit Pcc1, with amino-acid sequence MLVDDAPHTLSLRFEYDAERRARIVERSVRVEVGEIDDGRSTAAVDRKERTVRVRVGAADLVALRAGANTWLRLVDVAEAVTVGADARSDDR; translated from the coding sequence GTGCTCGTCGACGACGCGCCACACACCCTCTCTTTGCGCTTCGAGTACGACGCCGAGCGACGCGCCCGGATCGTCGAACGGAGCGTCCGGGTCGAAGTGGGGGAGATAGACGACGGCCGCTCGACGGCGGCCGTCGACCGCAAGGAGCGGACGGTTCGAGTACGGGTCGGGGCGGCCGACCTCGTTGCCCTGCGGGCGGGAGCGAACACCTGGCTGCGGCTGGTGGACGTAGCCGAGGCGGTCACGGTCGGCGCCGACGCGCGATCCGACGACAGGTAG
- a CDS encoding DNA-directed RNA polymerase subunit P, with translation MSYKCSRCKRDVELDEYGGVRCPYCGHRVLLKERAPTIKEVDIE, from the coding sequence ATGAGCTACAAGTGTTCCCGGTGTAAGCGAGACGTGGAACTCGACGAGTACGGCGGCGTTCGCTGTCCGTACTGCGGGCACCGGGTGCTCCTGAAGGAGCGCGCGCCGACGATCAAGGAAGTCGACATCGAGTAA
- a CDS encoding eL43 family ribosomal protein gives MAENKARSTGSAGRFGARYGRVARRRVKEIEGEMQNATLDGDSVTRVGTGVWKNEETGETFTGGAYRPETPGGRTVRRSIRAALATDDE, from the coding sequence ATGGCCGAGAACAAGGCACGCAGCACCGGGAGCGCGGGCCGATTCGGCGCGCGATACGGGCGTGTCGCCCGCCGGCGCGTCAAGGAAATCGAAGGAGAGATGCAGAACGCCACGCTCGACGGGGACAGCGTCACCCGCGTCGGAACTGGCGTCTGGAAGAACGAGGAGACGGGCGAAACCTTCACCGGCGGGGCGTACCGGCCCGAGACGCCCGGCGGCCGTACCGTCCGGCGGTCGATCCGCGCGGCACTCGCCACCGACGACGAATAA
- a CDS encoding DUF2103 domain-containing protein, which yields MECGRCGSPLDRPGDYCLVCHTANCDAVVLDVAEDRAHLTMLDGEEVLGETTITTRPEEEGEARVIERRNFAGLIADELRRKRPETVFAAGDRETIRAVRAETHYEFYRVAGEDPVAAVLDRRGERALEVVETAPKEKLGGRHTTLIGGRTGRRAISTVAEHPHVKKIVPGPIDAGGTGSQSGLRAKVTRADGNGNVRLLLRDGSSVQENRIVTTAMNRETGERVRDDLNEALAAADLQE from the coding sequence ATGGAGTGTGGGCGGTGTGGATCCCCGTTGGACCGGCCGGGCGACTACTGTCTGGTCTGTCACACCGCCAACTGCGACGCCGTCGTCCTCGACGTGGCCGAGGACCGCGCCCACCTGACGATGCTCGACGGTGAGGAGGTACTGGGCGAGACGACGATCACCACGCGACCGGAGGAGGAGGGGGAGGCGCGGGTGATCGAGCGCCGGAACTTCGCGGGGCTGATCGCGGACGAACTGCGCCGAAAGCGCCCGGAGACGGTGTTCGCGGCGGGCGACCGCGAGACGATCCGGGCGGTGCGCGCGGAGACCCACTACGAGTTCTACCGCGTCGCGGGCGAGGACCCCGTCGCCGCGGTGCTGGATCGCCGGGGCGAGCGGGCGCTGGAGGTGGTGGAGACGGCGCCGAAGGAGAAACTCGGTGGCCGGCACACGACGCTGATAGGCGGACGAACGGGCAGACGGGCCATCTCGACGGTGGCGGAGCATCCACACGTCAAGAAGATCGTTCCGGGGCCGATCGACGCCGGCGGCACGGGGTCACAGTCCGGCCTGCGGGCGAAGGTGACGCGTGCGGACGGCAACGGCAACGTGCGACTGCTCCTGCGCGACGGGTCGAGCGTGCAGGAAAACCGGATCGTCACGACGGCGATGAACCGTGAGACGGGTGAGCGCGTTCGCGACGACCTGAACGAGGCGCTGGCGGCCGCCGATCTACAGGAGTAA